One stretch of Carassius gibelio isolate Cgi1373 ecotype wild population from Czech Republic chromosome B1, carGib1.2-hapl.c, whole genome shotgun sequence DNA includes these proteins:
- the LOC127949450 gene encoding uncharacterized protein LOC127949450, with translation MWIFLDIVKSKGLNTELTKQDLTFIQKLIQGDYDKVPKNKSFLCDVVANNLNGIDVRRWDYFARDCYYLGIPNSFDHQRLLKSARVCKVEGSNHICFRDKVADNIYDMFHTRYTLYQQAYQHKIVNIIEDKIIKALLEAKDPLEISPISETLSPDDIKQKIENITSSSRKRKMTTHEDEKTAKFIKLTDHIFEKILYSSAHSRKELEDVVMRRLPKCVGETRLQETEEKDEESFKAEWETAVAEWNKLHPDLVLYKEDFSTEVIKLDYNKEAENPINSVYFYRKKQQNKGHKIRKYEISSLLPKKFSEHVGRVYYTKNSDEEEKDAKDCFIWWRLGKCVIELYDQNEFKGTKCVVTGNCSSLDCCSITEVRSCKVIQGVWKLWKGRGYDDYLMKEGEYPNLKALSNSIPTASAPAPAPVPDPAWCLECLPFKIHLYEKENFEGQIFETTVDHGCGIKEVRSCKVLSGLWDLYEGRDYAEPHYQLKVGEYPNPGSWGNGNTAPALSVKRMTSYKIQLFEKEDFEEPMHETTVDRHSLDGCGINEVRSCKVLSGLWGLYEGPAYAEPRYQLKEGEEYPNPGSWCASDPTAPAQSVKRVTE, from the exons ATGTGGATATTTCTGGACATAGTAAAGAGTAAAGGACTAAACACAGAGCTGACAAAGCAGGATCTCACCTTTATTCAGAAATTAATTCAGGGGGATTATGATAAAGTTCCAAAG AACAAGTCTTTCCTGTGTGATGTTGTGGCGAATAATTTGAATGGCATTGACGTGCGAAGATGGGACTATTTTGCAcg GGACTGTTATTATCTCGGCATCCCAAACAGCTTTGACCATCAGCGTCTGCTGAAATCTGCTCGAGTCTGTAAAGTCGAAGGGTCGAATCACATCTGCTTCAGAGACAAG GTGGCAGATAATATTTATGACATGTTTCACACCCGCTACACTCTTTATCAGCAGGCCTACCAGCACAAGATCGTCAACATCATCGAAGAcaa AATCATAAAAGCTCTCTTAGAAGCAAAAGACCCGCTTGAGATCTCACCGATTTCAGAAACCCTTTCACCTGATGATATCAAACAGAAGATCGAAAATATTACAAGCAGCTCACGAAAACGCAAGATGACGACACATGAAGATGAAAAGACTGCAAAGTTCATTAAACTGACAG ATCACATCTTTGAGAAGATCTTGTACTCCAGTGCTCACAGCCGAAAAGAGCTTGAGGATGTTGTGATGCGACGCCTGCCGAAGTGTGTGGGAGAGACTCGACTACAAGAAACTGAAGAGAAAGATGAAGAGTCCTTCAAG GCTGAGTGGGAAACAGCAGTGGCCGAGTGGAACAAACTTCACCCAGATCTGGTCTTGTATAAGGAGGATTTCAGCACTGAA GTGATTAAACTGGATTATAATAAAGAGGCTGAAAACCCTATCAACAGTGTCTATTTCTACAGAAAGAAGCAGCAGAATAAAGGCCACAAGATTCGGAAATATGAG ATATCCAGTCTTCTGCCGAAGAAGTTTAGTGAACATGTTGGTCGAGTTTACTACACAAAAAACTCTGATGAGGAGGAGAAGGACGCTAAGGACTGCTTTATATGGTGGCGCCTTGGCAag TGTGTAATTGAGCTATACGATCAGAATGAGTTTAAAGGTACCAAGTGTGTGGTCACAGGGAACTGTTCATCATTGGACTGCTGCAGTATAACAGAGGTTCGCTCCTGTAAGGTGATCCAAGGCGTCTGGAAGCTCTGGAAGGGTCGTGGCTATGATGATTACCTAATGAAGGAGGGAGAGTATCCCAATCTTAAGGCATTGAGCAATAGCATACCCACTGCTTCTGCTCCTGCTCCCGCTCCCGTTCCTGATCCTGCTTGGTGTCTTGAATGTTTGCCATTTAAGATCCATCTCTATGAAAAGGAGAATTTTGAAGGCCAAATCTTTGAAACAACAGTTGACCACGGCTGTGGTATAAAGGAGGTCCGCTCCTGTAAGGTGCTCAGTGGTCTCTGGGATCTCTATGAGGGTCGTGACTATGCTGAACCCCATTACCAACTGAAGGTGGGGGAGTATCCCAATCCTGGGTCATGGGGCAATGGCAACACTGCTCCTGCTCTGTCTGTTAAACGTATGACATCTTATAAGATCCAGCTTTTTGAAAAGGAAGATTTTGAAGAGCCAATGCATGAGACAACAGTTGACCGTCATTCATTGGACGGCTGTGGTATAAATGAGGTTCGCTCCTGTAAGGTGCTCAGTGGTCTTTGGGGTCTCTATGAAGGTCCTGCATATGCTGAACCCCGTTACCAACTGAAAGAGGGGGAGGAGTATCCCAATCCTGGGTCGTGGTGTGCCAGTGACCCCACTGCTCCTGCTCAGTCTGTGAAACGTGTGACAGAGTAA